Proteins found in one Sporosarcina jeotgali genomic segment:
- a CDS encoding CBS domain-containing protein, which translates to MSVKNSDRFIIAYNRIEKTLSKKVDESGFLPFYRLIEKAKIKNSVVRNYEEDLREFGDLRNAIIHHRTGLDYVIAEPHDDIVELIELIERKVSNPLNVGALFGCKVHTLQASDPLTSALRLMRDNKFGQVPIYENEKFKGLITAAGITHWLAGQSTEDSISREIPTLSDVYNYEKRKESFEFVKRDLSVYEAEDYFKRAITKGSRLEALLITENAGHNEKLIGIITPYDLLKID; encoded by the coding sequence ATGTCTGTGAAAAATTCAGATCGCTTTATTATTGCCTACAATCGTATTGAAAAAACACTTTCTAAAAAAGTAGATGAGAGTGGTTTTCTGCCTTTTTATCGTCTCATTGAAAAAGCGAAAATCAAAAACTCGGTAGTCCGTAATTATGAAGAGGACTTGCGGGAGTTTGGTGATTTACGGAATGCGATTATTCATCACCGAACCGGGCTGGACTACGTGATTGCCGAACCGCATGATGATATCGTGGAACTGATTGAATTGATTGAACGCAAAGTAAGCAATCCGTTGAATGTGGGTGCCTTGTTCGGTTGTAAGGTACATACATTGCAAGCATCAGATCCCCTTACATCTGCCCTTAGGCTAATGCGTGATAATAAATTTGGCCAGGTTCCGATTTACGAAAATGAAAAGTTCAAAGGACTCATTACAGCTGCCGGTATTACTCACTGGCTCGCTGGCCAATCGACAGAAGATTCTATTTCCCGGGAAATACCGACACTCTCTGACGTCTACAACTATGAAAAACGTAAGGAATCGTTCGAATTTGTCAAAAGAGATCTATCTGTGTACGAAGCGGAAGATTATTTCAAGAGAGCAATTACAAAAGGATCACGTCTCGAAGCGCTGCTAATTACGGAGAATGCCGGACATAATGAAAAGTTGATCGGGATTATCACTCCTTATGATTTATTGAAGATTGACTAA
- the opp4A gene encoding oligopeptide ABC transporter substrate-binding protein produces the protein MKKRSFMLLASLMLVLSVFLAACNGDDSADGGKDKDKGKDKGKDNEKTEQGSGENAADIDFPLSVSNDAEAMEDGEMTVAMVAGEPFEGTLNRNFYSGTYDAEILSFFDEGLLDTDGDYLITNEGAATYELSEDNKTLTLKIKDGVKWHDGEPVKTSDLLYSYQLLGHPDYAGNRYDFMIENVVGMPEYHEGKTKEISGIEIIDDQEMKFTFTEATPSILSGFWSYATPRHHVGDIMTGETTIKDLESSDKIRVNPIGFGPYKIDKIVPGESVLYSRNDDYWRGKPALKSIVQKVVSPATIVESIKKGDVDIATIPADQYETVKDVDNIELLAQVDYAYTYIGFKQGKWDAAKKENVTDPDAKMASKELRQAMWYAMDNATIGEKLYHGLRFPATSLIIPVFESFHDKSVEGRMFDPEKAKQLLDDAGFEDKDGDGFREDQNGEKLVINFASMSGGETAEPIAKAYMQNWADIGLKVELVDGRLHDFNAFYDMVENDDPKIDIYQGAWGTGSDPDPSGLYGRTASFNYTRYTSEKNDELLKAGTSEKAFDLEYRKDIYNQWQELMYEDVPVAPTVYRYALEAANKRVVNYSIEPGTESDRYKWGVAE, from the coding sequence TTGAAGAAAAGAAGTTTTATGTTGCTGGCAAGTCTAATGCTCGTCCTCAGCGTGTTCCTGGCTGCTTGTAATGGCGACGATAGTGCTGATGGCGGAAAAGACAAGGACAAAGGGAAAGATAAAGGAAAAGATAACGAAAAAACAGAACAAGGCTCTGGTGAAAATGCAGCAGATATCGATTTTCCACTTTCAGTGTCTAATGACGCTGAAGCAATGGAAGATGGCGAAATGACAGTAGCCATGGTTGCCGGAGAGCCATTCGAAGGAACATTGAACCGTAACTTCTATTCAGGTACGTATGATGCGGAAATCCTTAGTTTCTTCGATGAAGGACTTCTTGACACAGATGGTGACTATTTGATCACTAACGAGGGTGCTGCAACATATGAACTTTCAGAAGATAACAAAACACTAACTTTAAAAATCAAAGACGGCGTAAAATGGCATGATGGGGAGCCTGTCAAAACAAGCGACCTTCTTTACTCTTATCAACTACTCGGCCATCCTGATTACGCAGGAAACCGTTATGATTTCATGATTGAAAACGTAGTAGGTATGCCTGAATATCACGAAGGTAAAACAAAAGAAATCTCTGGTATCGAAATCATTGACGATCAAGAGATGAAGTTTACGTTCACTGAAGCAACACCTTCAATCCTTTCAGGATTCTGGTCATATGCAACTCCTCGTCACCACGTTGGAGATATTATGACTGGTGAAACAACGATTAAGGATCTTGAGTCTTCAGACAAAATCCGTGTAAATCCAATTGGTTTCGGTCCTTACAAAATTGACAAAATCGTACCAGGCGAGTCAGTTCTTTATTCTCGTAACGACGACTACTGGAGAGGCAAGCCTGCTCTTAAGTCAATCGTTCAAAAAGTAGTAAGTCCAGCAACAATTGTTGAATCAATCAAAAAAGGTGACGTGGATATTGCTACGATCCCTGCTGACCAGTATGAAACAGTAAAAGACGTAGATAATATTGAACTTCTTGCTCAAGTTGACTATGCATACACGTACATCGGTTTCAAACAAGGTAAGTGGGATGCAGCTAAGAAAGAAAACGTAACAGATCCAGATGCAAAAATGGCAAGCAAAGAACTTCGTCAGGCAATGTGGTATGCAATGGATAACGCGACAATCGGTGAAAAACTTTACCACGGTCTTCGTTTCCCAGCAACATCACTAATCATTCCTGTATTTGAAAGCTTCCACGATAAGAGCGTTGAAGGACGCATGTTTGACCCGGAAAAAGCAAAACAACTTCTTGACGACGCTGGCTTTGAAGATAAAGATGGCGACGGATTCCGTGAAGATCAGAACGGTGAAAAATTGGTTATCAACTTCGCTTCTATGTCAGGTGGAGAAACTGCTGAGCCAATCGCAAAAGCTTACATGCAAAACTGGGCTGACATTGGTTTGAAAGTTGAACTAGTTGACGGTCGTCTGCACGACTTCAACGCATTCTACGACATGGTTGAAAATGATGATCCTAAGATTGACATCTACCAAGGTGCTTGGGGAACTGGTTCTGACCCAGATCCATCTGGTCTATATGGCCGTACAGCATCATTCAACTACACTCGCTATACTAGCGAAAAGAACGATGAGTTGTTGAAAGCTGGTACTTCTGAAAAAGCATTTGACTTAGAGTACCGTAAAGATATCTACAATCAATGGCAAGAGCTAATGTATGAAGACGTTCCGGTTGCACCAACTGTATACCGTTACGCTCTTGAAGCAGCTAATAAGCGCGTTGTAAACTACTCAATCGAGCCAGGTACAGAATCTGATCGTTATAAGTGGGGAGTTGCTGAATAA
- a CDS encoding ABC transporter permease, whose translation MVTVNQKELIAKEKASNPSLLKTIWREIRHDKLALVSLVLLLGIIITAYSSPLFIDQEQLQRVNFLETWERPSETHLLGTDDGGRDVFGQLLLGTRNSFTIGLSVTLIAGLFGLTIGLIAGYFGGFVDNIIMRIIDFLMVLPSLMFIIVFIVIVPDYSVFTFVLIMSAFAWFGKARLIRSKGLAERELDYINASKTLGTPNWKIMVFEMFPNLSSLVIVNMTLTLAINIGLETSLTFLGFGLPASTPSLGTLIAFATNPDIVQNKWWVWLPAALLILVMMLCINYIGQAVKRASDARQRLA comes from the coding sequence ATGGTTACAGTAAATCAAAAAGAATTAATCGCTAAAGAAAAAGCGAGTAACCCGTCACTTTTAAAAACGATTTGGCGGGAAATTAGACACGATAAGCTGGCACTGGTTTCGTTAGTTTTACTACTTGGTATTATTATCACCGCGTATAGTTCACCGTTATTTATTGATCAGGAACAACTGCAGCGTGTTAATTTCTTAGAAACATGGGAGAGACCATCCGAAACTCATCTGCTTGGTACGGATGATGGCGGACGAGATGTATTCGGCCAATTACTTCTTGGAACGAGAAACTCATTTACAATTGGACTCAGCGTGACACTTATTGCCGGTTTGTTTGGTTTAACAATCGGTCTAATCGCAGGATATTTTGGCGGTTTTGTAGATAACATCATTATGAGAATAATAGACTTCTTAATGGTATTGCCTAGTTTGATGTTCATCATTGTATTTATCGTAATCGTTCCGGATTACTCAGTGTTCACATTCGTCTTAATAATGAGTGCGTTCGCCTGGTTTGGAAAGGCCAGACTCATCCGATCTAAAGGTCTTGCCGAACGGGAATTGGATTATATCAATGCATCCAAAACACTCGGCACCCCAAATTGGAAGATCATGGTTTTTGAAATGTTCCCTAACCTTAGCTCACTTGTCATTGTAAATATGACGTTGACGCTCGCTATCAACATCGGTCTTGAGACCAGTTTAACATTTCTAGGTTTTGGACTTCCGGCAAGTACACCGTCTCTTGGGACATTGATCGCGTTTGCGACGAATCCGGATATCGTTCAAAACAAATGGTGGGTTTGGTTACCCGCAGCATTACTGATTCTAGTAATGATGCTGTGTATAAATTACATCGGGCAAGCGGTGAAACGCGCGTCGGATGCAAGACAAAGATTGGCTTAA
- the opp4B gene encoding oligopeptide ABC transporter permease yields the protein MVKFILRRMLVMIPQLFLLSLIIFVLAKQMPGDAVTGAFMGNPNVTPEQVEKIREQYGLNDPWYVQYGAWVGKAVKGDLGQSYTHKQPVTSLLAGRVANTITLSLFVLIVSYAVAIPLGIIAGRWSDTWVDKLIVTYNYFSFATPLFVFALLMLFVFGFILGWFPTGGSVDIRIESGTFAQFMSKLHHLVLPGLSGALLATFGTIQYLRNDIIDTKLKDFVKTARSKGVPEGKVYTRHILRNSLLPIAAFLGYEITGLIGGSIFLETIFSYPGLGQLFIQSITGRDFTVVTAIVMISGAAVIVGTMLSDVILSAIDPRIRIE from the coding sequence ATGGTTAAATTTATCTTGCGTCGTATGCTAGTTATGATTCCACAGCTCTTTTTGTTAAGTCTTATCATTTTTGTATTGGCGAAGCAAATGCCGGGTGATGCGGTAACAGGAGCCTTCATGGGGAATCCGAACGTAACGCCTGAACAAGTGGAGAAGATACGTGAGCAATATGGACTCAATGATCCTTGGTACGTACAGTACGGAGCATGGGTTGGAAAAGCTGTCAAAGGCGATTTAGGACAATCTTATACTCACAAGCAACCTGTTACATCATTGCTAGCAGGTCGTGTAGCAAACACGATAACTCTATCACTTTTTGTCCTGATTGTTTCCTATGCAGTCGCCATACCGCTTGGCATTATAGCGGGAAGGTGGTCGGACACCTGGGTGGACAAATTGATTGTCACCTATAATTACTTTTCGTTCGCTACCCCATTATTTGTATTTGCATTACTCATGTTGTTCGTATTCGGTTTCATACTTGGCTGGTTCCCAACGGGCGGCAGTGTCGATATCCGAATCGAATCAGGCACCTTTGCACAATTCATGAGTAAATTACATCACTTAGTACTGCCAGGATTGTCCGGTGCACTGCTTGCAACTTTCGGAACAATTCAATATTTACGGAATGATATTATCGATACAAAGTTAAAAGACTTTGTTAAAACGGCGCGTTCAAAAGGTGTTCCTGAAGGTAAAGTTTACACACGGCACATTTTGCGTAACTCGTTATTGCCAATCGCTGCGTTCCTTGGGTACGAAATAACAGGATTGATTGGCGGTTCGATTTTCTTAGAGACCATCTTTAGTTATCCAGGCCTCGGTCAGCTCTTTATACAATCGATTACAGGACGCGACTTTACCGTCGTAACAGCTATCGTCATGATTTCTGGTGCGGCTGTTATTGTCGGAACTATGCTCTCAGACGTCATATTGAGCGCCATCGATCCGCGTATTCGAATTGAATAA
- a CDS encoding ABC transporter ATP-binding protein, producing MSLLNVKDLQVHFPIRGGFFRRVVDQVRAVDGVSFELEPGETYGLVGESGCGKTTTGRAIIGLNKATGGEVLFNGENLATMNGYDRKKHIRDIQMIFQDPYSSLNGRKNVLNIIAEPLRNFERLSPKEELTRVQNMIERVGLSPESIYKYPHQFSGGQRQRIGIARALMLNPKLIIADEPVSALDVSVQAQVLNFMREIQKDFGLTYLFISHDLGVIKHICDRIGIMYKGRFVEEGTAEDVYTNPQHLYTKRLIAAIPEMDPVKRFEKMELREQINVAYRTEYDSYFDKDGRMFDLKPLTPTHSVAVHQGGM from the coding sequence ATGTCACTACTTAATGTAAAAGACTTACAGGTACACTTTCCAATTAGAGGTGGTTTCTTCCGTCGAGTGGTCGATCAAGTGCGTGCGGTGGATGGGGTCAGCTTTGAACTGGAGCCTGGTGAAACATACGGTCTAGTTGGTGAATCCGGGTGTGGAAAGACAACAACAGGCCGCGCGATTATCGGACTCAACAAAGCAACTGGCGGGGAAGTACTATTTAATGGAGAAAACCTTGCGACTATGAACGGATATGATCGTAAAAAACATATTCGTGATATTCAAATGATTTTCCAAGACCCCTACTCTTCATTAAATGGTCGAAAGAACGTCTTAAATATTATTGCAGAACCCTTGCGGAACTTTGAGCGCCTGTCTCCTAAAGAAGAGCTGACACGTGTTCAAAATATGATCGAGCGTGTCGGATTGAGTCCAGAATCTATTTACAAGTACCCTCACCAGTTCTCTGGGGGACAACGACAGAGAATCGGGATTGCTCGGGCGTTGATGCTTAATCCTAAACTGATCATTGCGGATGAACCTGTATCTGCTCTGGATGTTTCAGTACAGGCTCAAGTATTGAACTTCATGCGAGAAATTCAAAAAGACTTCGGATTGACTTACTTATTCATATCCCACGATCTTGGTGTTATTAAACATATCTGCGACAGAATCGGAATCATGTATAAAGGTCGTTTTGTCGAAGAAGGCACTGCAGAAGATGTCTACACGAATCCTCAGCATCTATATACAAAGCGATTGATCGCAGCAATTCCCGAGATGGACCCCGTAAAACGTTTCGAGAAAATGGAATTGCGCGAACAAATCAATGTTGCTTATCGAACGGAATACGATAGCTACTTCGATAAAGACGGTCGGATGTTCGACTTGAAACCGCTTACTCCCACACATTCGGTAGCTGTGCATCAGGGGGGTATGTAA
- a CDS encoding ABC transporter ATP-binding protein, with translation MAETVLEIENLRTSFNIKGNYYAAVDGVSLTVHKNEVVAIVGESGCGKSALALSIIGLHNAKTTKLEGQVNLKGQNLLSLPVEKLNKIRGKDLGMIFQDPMTALNPLATVGRQIEEPMDYHMKLSKSAKKKRVLELLEQVGIKNGPRVYKQYPHELSGGMRQRIVIAIALACNPVMLIADEPTTALDVTIQAQIMDLMKELQRITDSGIILITHDLGVVAEMADRVAVMYAGEFVEIADVNTLFANPLHPYTRSLLSSIPSNMTDKEELHVIEGIVPSIQKLDRGGCRFAPRIPWISEDAHEDNPTLHEVEPGHFVRCTCHKEFHFPEERVEDENYVTT, from the coding sequence TTGGCTGAGACAGTTTTGGAAATTGAGAACCTGCGAACATCATTCAACATCAAGGGAAACTATTACGCAGCTGTGGACGGTGTTTCACTTACTGTTCATAAAAATGAAGTCGTGGCGATTGTCGGTGAATCAGGATGTGGAAAAAGTGCACTCGCACTATCCATCATAGGTCTTCATAATGCGAAGACGACAAAACTGGAAGGTCAAGTGAACTTGAAAGGGCAGAATCTGCTAAGTCTGCCGGTGGAAAAGTTGAACAAAATCCGCGGAAAAGACCTGGGCATGATCTTTCAAGATCCAATGACAGCTCTGAACCCGCTTGCAACAGTTGGCCGCCAAATTGAAGAGCCGATGGATTACCATATGAAACTATCCAAGTCTGCAAAGAAAAAGCGAGTTTTAGAGTTACTTGAACAGGTCGGTATTAAAAATGGACCACGCGTTTACAAACAATATCCCCATGAATTATCAGGGGGTATGAGACAGCGTATCGTCATTGCCATTGCACTTGCCTGCAATCCAGTAATGCTCATTGCGGATGAACCAACAACAGCATTGGACGTGACGATCCAAGCTCAGATTATGGATTTGATGAAAGAGCTTCAGCGTATTACGGATTCAGGAATTATCCTCATCACGCACGATTTGGGTGTAGTTGCTGAGATGGCAGACCGGGTTGCAGTTATGTATGCAGGTGAATTTGTAGAGATTGCAGATGTAAATACACTATTTGCGAATCCTTTGCATCCATATACACGCTCGCTGCTGAGCTCAATCCCTTCGAATATGACAGACAAAGAAGAACTGCATGTTATTGAAGGTATTGTGCCATCGATTCAAAAACTAGATCGCGGAGGATGCCGATTTGCTCCTAGGATCCCGTGGATTTCTGAGGATGCGCATGAAGACAATCCGACGCTCCATGAAGTGGAACCAGGTCACTTTGTACGCTGTACATGTCACAAGGAATTCCACTTCCCCGAAGAACGAGTGGAGGATGAAAACTATGTCACTACTTAA
- the pcp gene encoding pyroglutamyl-peptidase I encodes MKKLLLTGFEPFLAFPVNPTMQVVERLDGTVIGDYKVCGKVLWVNFNASGEELLTYINEEKPDAVVSLGLAGGRYKVTPERVALNVKDGEPDNEGHQPIDETIEEGGPPAYFSTLPIREMVNRLSDAGLPAAISNSAGTYLCNNVMYAGLHWASQHRPDMPSGFLHIPASFELAVQHGKIPGWPLDDLVKGVTLCIETLSD; translated from the coding sequence TTGAAGAAATTACTGCTTACAGGATTTGAACCGTTTCTTGCGTTTCCAGTGAATCCGACGATGCAAGTTGTTGAAAGATTAGATGGAACAGTCATCGGAGATTATAAGGTGTGCGGAAAGGTTCTATGGGTGAATTTTAATGCATCCGGAGAAGAACTGCTCACTTATATTAATGAAGAAAAACCGGATGCAGTGGTGTCATTAGGTCTAGCAGGAGGACGTTATAAAGTGACTCCGGAAAGAGTTGCACTCAATGTGAAAGATGGCGAACCCGATAATGAAGGTCACCAGCCGATTGATGAAACGATTGAAGAAGGAGGACCGCCTGCTTATTTTTCTACGCTTCCTATTCGGGAGATGGTGAACCGATTATCAGATGCGGGACTGCCTGCAGCAATCTCCAATTCAGCGGGAACCTATTTGTGTAATAACGTCATGTATGCGGGGCTTCATTGGGCTTCACAGCATCGACCGGATATGCCATCAGGGTTTTTACACATCCCTGCTTCGTTTGAGCTGGCTGTTCAGCATGGCAAAATACCAGGGTGGCCGTTAGATGATCTTGTAAAAGGCGTGACGCTCTGTATTGAAACTCTTTCCGACTAA
- a CDS encoding ABC transporter ATP-binding protein, which yields MTNSQSVLLSVKDLKRHFDVGKGKTLKAVDGLSFDIYKGETFGLVGESGCGKSTAGRTILGLYNKTDGEVVYEGQNVHDMNDKERQHFLKKMQMVFQDPYASLNPRSTVYEIIAEPMEIHKMYKSKKELRERVNELLEDVGLNRDHANRYPHEFSGGQRQRIGIARALALDPEFIIADEPISALDVSVQAQVVMLFQRLQREKGLTYLFIAHDLSMVKYLSDRIGVMYLGHLVELTTSDQLYGKPLHPYTEALLSAIPIPDPDIEESRERILLEGELPSPIDPPSGCVFRTRCPYAMDVCAAQKPAWLEKDEGHFVACHLHDDSIMKEVSSQAEQVHV from the coding sequence ATGACTAATTCCCAATCAGTATTGTTATCTGTAAAGGATTTGAAACGGCACTTTGACGTTGGCAAGGGGAAGACGCTGAAAGCGGTGGATGGACTCAGCTTTGATATCTATAAAGGGGAGACGTTTGGTCTCGTAGGAGAATCGGGTTGCGGTAAGTCTACGGCAGGTCGTACCATCTTAGGGCTTTATAATAAGACAGATGGCGAGGTCGTTTATGAAGGGCAAAACGTTCACGATATGAATGATAAAGAGCGCCAGCATTTTCTTAAGAAAATGCAAATGGTCTTCCAAGATCCTTATGCATCTCTCAATCCGCGTTCTACCGTTTATGAAATCATTGCTGAACCGATGGAAATTCATAAAATGTACAAGTCCAAAAAGGAATTGCGGGAACGCGTAAATGAGCTTTTGGAAGATGTGGGGTTAAATCGTGACCATGCAAACCGATATCCTCACGAGTTTTCTGGCGGACAGAGACAGCGAATTGGAATTGCTCGTGCGCTGGCACTTGACCCGGAGTTCATTATTGCAGATGAACCTATTTCTGCACTGGATGTGTCCGTGCAGGCACAGGTCGTTATGTTGTTTCAGCGGCTGCAGCGCGAGAAAGGACTGACCTATCTATTCATTGCACATGATCTATCGATGGTGAAATACCTATCGGACCGGATTGGCGTTATGTATTTAGGTCATTTAGTAGAGTTAACGACAAGTGATCAGCTCTATGGAAAACCTTTGCATCCTTACACAGAAGCGTTGCTCTCTGCAATCCCGATTCCAGATCCCGATATTGAGGAATCGAGAGAACGCATTCTATTAGAGGGGGAACTGCCAAGTCCGATTGACCCTCCTTCAGGTTGTGTGTTCAGAACGAGATGTCCGTATGCAATGGACGTATGTGCTGCACAGAAACCCGCATGGCTTGAAAAAGATGAGGGTCACTTTGTCGCGTGTCACTTGCACGATGACTCGATAATGAAAGAAGTTAGCAGCCAGGCAGAACAGGTACACGTATAA
- a CDS encoding mandelate racemase/muconate lactonizing enzyme family protein, whose translation MKIQSIELATVAVPLRKPFKTALRTVHTAYSTYVKITADDGRIGWGEAPPTHVITGDSMASIAYVIEEIMAPKLIGMDIRNRTGLFAVLHKTIVRNTSAKAAVDMAIHDLLGQLAELPLYQFLGGNKCKLDSNFTVSVNDPMEMADDAFQYAEDGFTTLKVKVGIGSSELDIERVKAIRKRVGNTVKIRLDANQGWHPKEAIRTIGAMEDAGLAIELVEQPVHAEDVDGLLYVTQNTLTPIMADESVFSPRDALRVLQCGAADLINIKLMKSGGIHEALKINALAESYGVQCMTGSMIETKLGITAAAHFAASQPNITRCDFDAPLMLSGDPVIGGVTYSGQTVGLPEGAGLGVQIDPSRLTHHRTSGNEEE comes from the coding sequence ATGAAGATTCAATCGATTGAGCTGGCAACTGTCGCTGTTCCGTTACGGAAACCATTTAAAACAGCGTTGCGCACTGTCCATACTGCCTATTCAACTTATGTAAAGATTACGGCAGACGATGGCAGAATTGGGTGGGGGGAAGCGCCGCCAACTCATGTGATCACAGGTGATTCCATGGCAAGTATAGCCTATGTGATTGAGGAAATAATGGCGCCTAAACTGATTGGGATGGATATTCGGAACCGAACCGGACTTTTCGCTGTTCTACATAAAACAATTGTGCGAAATACCAGCGCGAAAGCTGCAGTTGACATGGCAATCCATGACTTACTTGGTCAACTTGCAGAACTGCCGCTTTATCAATTCCTAGGCGGAAACAAATGCAAGCTCGATTCAAACTTTACCGTGAGCGTGAATGATCCGATGGAAATGGCGGACGATGCATTCCAATACGCAGAAGATGGATTTACTACGCTGAAAGTAAAGGTAGGTATTGGTTCCTCCGAGCTTGATATAGAGCGTGTCAAAGCAATTCGAAAGCGGGTCGGCAATACAGTGAAAATCCGCCTGGATGCGAACCAAGGATGGCATCCTAAAGAAGCAATCCGGACAATTGGGGCAATGGAAGATGCCGGACTCGCGATTGAACTCGTCGAGCAGCCTGTCCATGCCGAAGATGTCGATGGATTGCTGTATGTAACTCAGAATACATTAACGCCTATTATGGCAGACGAAAGTGTTTTTTCACCGCGCGATGCGTTAAGAGTCTTACAATGCGGCGCAGCAGATTTGATCAACATCAAGTTAATGAAATCAGGCGGAATCCATGAGGCCCTTAAAATAAATGCACTTGCGGAGAGTTACGGAGTGCAATGTATGACAGGCAGTATGATTGAAACAAAGCTTGGGATTACGGCTGCCGCACACTTTGCAGCGAGCCAGCCGAATATTACGCGCTGTGATTTTGATGCACCGCTCATGTTAAGCGGCGATCCTGTAATAGGCGGCGTTACGTATTCCGGTCAAACCGTTGGGCTTCCTGAGGGGGCTGGACTCGGTGTACAGATAGACCCATCAAGGCTTACTCATCATAGAACGTCTGGAAACGAGGAGGAATAA